The following coding sequences lie in one Apium graveolens cultivar Ventura chromosome 3, ASM990537v1, whole genome shotgun sequence genomic window:
- the LOC141714895 gene encoding uncharacterized protein LOC141714895, with product MELQKTIKDVQKLTGRVAVLGRFISKSGDKCLSFFKFLKKVKDFVWTEENQKSFEELKKYMAQAPLLAKPALNEVLYLYLAVSENALSVVLFKKELKVQKPIYYISKILHEAELNYSII from the coding sequence ATGGAGCTCCAAaagactatcaaagatgttcaaaagctcactggaagggttgctgtgTTGGGGCGGTTTATCTCCAAATctggggacaagtgtttgtcattcttcaaatttTTGAAGAAGGTAaaggattttgtatggactgAGGAAAACCAGAAGTCATTCGAAGAGTTAAAAAAGTATATGGCTCAAGCCCCATTATTGGCCAAACCAGCTCTGAATGAGGTTCTGTATCTATATTTGGCTGTctcagagaatgccttgagcgtTGTATTGTTTAAGaaggaacttaaagtccagaaacccatatattaCATCAGTAAAATCTTGCACGAagctgagttaaattattcaatTATTTAG